CTTTAAAAGAAACTTTGGAGGAGATTTTCGCTCTAGGAAGATAGACTATCAGCGGGCAGAATTATATGCTAAATCTTTGGCAATGAACAAGATGACAGCACTTGGAATGCCCAAAGGACAATGGGTACTAACTTGATAAGCTTTTAAACAGACCAACTATTAGGTCATTTACGCAACAAGGTCTGCTATATTCCCACTGTGGTCAGTCAACGTTTAATTTAATTGGATATTAAGTCAAAAGTTTATCGTGATGTAGATTTAGCTGGACGAGCGTGTTACATTGAAATTGATTTAAGAAGGTTTGAATGCCAAGAATGTTATTGTACCTTTAACTTTAATGAACAGTTAGATTTTGCTTCTCCTTATAAGTGCTCTACCAAGCGATATGATCAGTAAGTCTATAGATGCTATCAAAAAACCGCGGCTTCTTCCATAGGCTTAAAATTTGAGATGAGTGATAAAACGGCTGCTGAGATTTAACAAAAGGAAGCTACGAACAAACAACACTTACAACCGCTTCTACCTACGCAAGTCATCGATATTGATGAAATTGCTATACGCGAAGAGCATAAAGATTTTGCTGTTTTGATTACTGACCTAACCAGAAAGCTTTCTGCAAGCCTACGAGAATTGTTATATAGTAGGAGACAATGCTCTTTATACGCCAGCCACCTTAGAGACATTCTCTGAATTATTAAAATCGTTTAAAATAGAGGCTGTTTAACCAGGAGCCTAATATGATAAGAAAACCTTATCCTAGCGATTTAAATAATCAAGAATGGCAAGTGCTTGAACCTATACTATGCAAGAAAAAAGCTGGTAAGCCACCTAAGCACTCTAGACGAGAGATGCTTAATGCCATCTTTTACGTCTTAAGGACAGGTTGTCAATGGACAGATCTTCCTCATGATCTAACTCCTTGGAAATCAGTCTATTCTCAATTTTTAAGATGGAAACAAAGTAATTTATTCGAACAAATTAATACTTATTTAAGGCGATCGCTTCGCCAAAGCTTAGGCAAGTTAGCGGAACCTAGTGCTGCTATAGTCGATAGCCAAAGTGTCAAAACAACTGAAAAAAAGGGCTCTGCGGATACGACGGTGGCAAGAAAATTAAAGGCAGGAAAAGACATATAGTGGTGGATCATTTGGGACTGTTAATAGCAGTTGTAGTAAGTAGCGCAGCTTGTAGCGACAGAGATGGGCTAAAAGCGCTATTTTATTATTTCCAGGGAAAAGTTTTATGGCCAAGAAAAATGTTTGCCGATACAGGATATAGCGGGGAAGAGATGAAATTAGAAGCAGCTTTACATGGTATTGATTTAACAATCATTAAAAGATCTAAGCTAAAAGGATTTCATCTACAAGCAAAAAGATGGATAGTAGAAAGAACATTTGCCTGGTTTGGCAAATGCCGCAGATTAAGTAAGGATTATGAGGCCTTGCCAAACACCAGCCAAGCGTTCCTCTATTTAGCTATGATACGTCTGATGGTAAGAAGAATAGCACAATAAATTAATTCAGAGAATGTCTCTTACAAGTTTTTAAAGAAGAACAAAGCTTATTTGCCACGCGTGTGCCCGTGTAAATCAAAGAGGCTAAAGAGTTCATATTTGAAGTGCCTTACGAAAAGATGGTAGAAATGACAGAAGGCTATCGAGCTTTTGAGAGCACTTCTTGCTATGCAGGCGTTGAACAAAGATGGATAGTTATTTTTAGCCAAGCGGCTTATCAAAGAGAATGCCGTACTTTAGCCAAGCATTATCTTAAGGGCAGTGAAAAAGAAGCCAAAGTCTTTATTAAGCTGATGCAGTAAGAATTTTTATGCCCCAACGATGCTAAGCGCCCATTAGATAAGTTTGCAAAAAAACTTAAATATATACAGATTATAGAACCTCAAGTTATAGCCACTCAAAAGCATGCTAAATCTGGTCGGCCAAAAGCTGGGCAAGAACCTTCTATACTTAGCTATTCTCTAGAAGGCACAGTAGTTTGCTCTTTGCTTAACAAGGCAGATTTAGAGAGGAGCAAAGGGTTTTTCATCTTAGCGACTAATGACATGGATGTAACCGCTTTTCCTGCACAAGAGCTGCTGAAAACATATAAAGCTTGAGCAAAGTGGGGAAAGAGGATTTAGATTCTTGAAAAGCCCCGCTTTTTTTGTCTCTTCTCTCTTTTTAAAATAGCCAGAAAGAATAAAAGCGCTTTTAATGGTAATGACTCTATGCCTTTTAGTC
This genomic stretch from Neochlamydia sp. AcF84 harbors:
- a CDS encoding IS5 family transposase (programmed frameshift) gives rise to the protein MIRKPYPSDLNNQEWQVLEPILCKKKAGKPPKHSRREMLNAIFYVLRTGCQWTDLPHDLTPWKSVYSQFLRWKQSNLFEQINTYLRRSLRQSLGKLAEPSAAIVDSQSVKTTEKKGLCGYDGGKKIKGRKRHIVVDHLGLLIAVVVSSAACSDRDGLKALFYYFQGKVLWPRKMFADTGYSGEEMKLEAALHGIDLTIIKRSKLKGFHLQAKRWIVERTFAWFGKCRRLSKDYEALPNTSQAFLYLAMIRLMVRRIAQ